The DNA window AGGGATGAGAAGAGGTCCAACACCTAAGATGAGAACGATGGGTCACCGACCAAGAACAGTCACCAGAAAGGAGGTGAGGTAGGGGTTAGGCGTGGCACCCGATGGCTCCCCGTCCGAGACTGTCCGAAAACTCCGGATTCGGTGTCCGAAATGAGCGAAATGTGCACTCTCGCCAGGATTGAGTGGATTCTCTCGTTCCATTTTCCAAAGTGAGGAGGTGTTTGCTCCCCTGGTCATCGACTCCGATGACCACAAGCACGCAGAGCTTGGGGTTATCCCCTCTGATCTCTTGGTAGATGCCGTCGGCGTAAATGTAGGAGAAGGTATCTCTAGAGAGGCCACGCTTCTTCCATTCGTCGGACTTGGTCTTCCACTCGACTTTGAGGGAGGAGACGATGCCCCATTGTCAACGATTGGGTGTCAGCTTCTTGGCTCGCTCGCCTTGGACAAGCTTTAAGAACTTAGGCTTTATCGCGTTCTGAGATTCCCTTCAGGTAGGCATAGGCGACCCAGGCATCGATGGACTTGGATCTGCGTAGGTAGGGAGGAATGAGTTTGGATGAGAAGTTGATCGACCCATCGCCGTCACGAGAGCGGATTCTTGGTACCTCAACTTCGCTCGTCACCGATCGCGGTGGTGATGGATCGCTCGGGGAGGTAGCCATTGCGCACTACGTCCCTACCGGCACTCTTGAGCTCGTTTACCATCTCAGTCACCTCTACCTCAAGAGCGGTAGCGATCAGATGCCTGGCATGAACGCGCAACAGCTCGGTTACCGCATCAGTTACGGCGTAGGTGTGGAGTGGTGAACCCTATCTGATCCACTCCTAATTGTGAGAGGACCGACCATAATAGATACGGGAAGCATGTTTTGAAGTGAAAACCGATCCGGCTTTATTAGCGACCAGTTATGGTGGACGCTAGACATATGCCGGGCCATCTTGACGCTGGGGAGCAACAGGTGTTGTCCAGTCCGGATGTGGTTGAGAGCTTTGCTACGCCTGACATGGCTACCAATTTGTGTCACAGAAAATGTCACGGAATTCTGAACAACCATGAGTGTTCTCGACAACTGTTGAACACAATACCTGCTCTGAGCTGCGCTGATGCAAACTCATGACCTCGATTGAAGAGCTCAAGAGCCAACTACGGATTAGATGGAAGTGTATGATCATAGCCCTGGGCGCACCGCCGCCTCTGCCGGCCGTCACGATGAAACCCCAAGGCAAGTATCTGTGCAATCCAACCCAAGGGCATCTCAAGAACCCAAAGCGCAATCCACCTATCCACTCAGCGATAGGTGGATCGCTGAATATAATTGAATCTCTACAATTGACGACCCACCGGACCACGCCTCCTGGCATAATCGGAGCCACGTCAGTCACCGACTGCGCCACAGCCTCGCTGCACAAACTTCAGGTTGCCAGAAGGAGGGAGAGCAGAGAGTAGACGGCGTAATCCTGGTGGGATTGCAGGAATCGGACCAATCGGCTCCAGGAGAACTGAGATAGTCAGCCCCTCTCAGCCTTCACGCCGCGACGTCCTCAACAAGCAATAACTAGCACAACCGTAAAGGAAAACACCTATGTCTGACGCTGTGTGCCCGACCGAGGCAAGGCCGCCTGGAATCCATTCATATCACTGGGACTCTTCGCTCCAACTCTTGATACAGGTGGACGTCAACATCACTCCATTCACTCGACTCGCTACCGGACACGTCAGCCTATCCCGGCTACCATAGGCAACCGGATAGGCAACCGCTGAAGAGTACGAAGGTGGAAGACAATTGATTTCTAGCCTCTGACCTGGATATTTATGGTCGGGCTGGGGAGATTTGAACTCCCGACCTCTTGACCCCCAGTCAAGCGCGCTAACCAAGCTGCGCCACAGCCCGTGCCCCCATTCTAACGAGAACATGGGGCCACGAAGTCACGTCTATCGGAATCAGCCTCGGTCTCTGTTGTGGGACCCGAAGCATCCAGATATTACAACTCTTCACGCACTCCGAACCGTCGCCTCGAATCGTCAGCGGTGCCTTCAGTGGCGACAAGAATCCCAGACAATCGATTGGAGATCTCCATAGTCGCCTCCTCTTGCTGTTCTGTAGCACTATTGATGCGAAGCAGCATTTCACGTACCTGTCGATTAGCGGTCAATATGTCTTCAAGCGCTATCGCAGCAGCCTCTGCATTCGTAGCGCCACGAAGGGCCTCTTGAAAGCTCTCCTCGAATCCCTCACTCACCTCGATAGTGCCATTTCGGACTTCAGCGATACGACCCGCAATCTCAGATGCTGCACCCCGTGCTCGACTTGCTAGTTGACGCACTTCATCCGCAACGACCCCGAATCCCCTACCCGCCGCACCAGCTCGCGCGGCCTCGATAGCAGCATTAAGTGCAAGAAGATTTGTCTGATCAGCTATCCCTTGTATAGTGGACACCATCGCATCGATCAACTTAGTTTTCTCGGAAAGACGCGCTAGTGTAGCCGAGGTCTCAGTCATGCGTCTTGAAATCTCGTCTATAGCTCCTTTAGCGGCGAAGAAGATATCACGGCTCTCGGCGGCCTTACCATTAACTGACTCCGCCGCCTCCTTGACCACCCTTGTGTTAGCCGCAACTTCGCCGGCGGTTACAGAGAGCTCCTCCACTGCAGCCGCGATCTGGCTAACCGCCTCGGTAACGACCGAAGATCGGTGCAAGTCGGACTCTCGGCGCTGTTGGTCGTCGCGCACCCGTAGCGATACTTCGCGCCACTGCACAACAAAACAATCCTCCGACTGGTTCTCGGTATTCTTCAGCAGGAGAACCTTGGCAACGAACTGGCGATCACCAGCTTGATAATCGAGTTCAACATGATCTTTTACTTGTCCTGCAAGCAACCGCTGTAGTTGCCGGCGAATACGGTCGGAGTCATCAAAAAGCTGCACGAGTGTCGCGTTACCGCCAGCAGAACCAAGTTTAAGTTGCCGTTCGGCTTGGGGGCTAACGTAAGTGATACGCGCTTCGGAATCCGGAGTTGCCAGCACCACGAGCGCATCAAGGCGATCGAGAACCTCCCTCCCAATCGCAGTCGAACGTCTCAGGCCAGCAAAACCTCTTCCCATATAACGATCATCGGCACGATTCAGAAGAGCTTGATTCAAGGAGTAGAACGTTAGGCGAAACAGGTGAGTGGGCCACCGTTATAGGTCACCATGTCCGCAAAGGCCATCGCTACATCCATAGTACCACCCGACTCGGTTCCTGATAGCTCGGCCATCGCTCTGTGCAAGTTTCCTACGATACGCTCTTGATTATGCCAGTCGGCAAACTCGCCCAAATCGGAGTCGTAGGCAGCCTCGAGTGGGGTGATCGCTGCATCGATGGCCCGCTCGGCCAAGTCAAGAACAAAACGCAGGTAGCGTTCCACATCGTCGAACACACCCATCGCACAAATCTCACCATGTCCCGGCACTACCGTCTCAACATCAAGCAAACGCAACTCGCCAAGGCAAGCGAGCCAGCCTCGCACCGAACCCATGAGCGCAAAAGGAGTCCCACCCTCAAAGGCGAGATCACCTGCGAATAGGAGACGATCATCTGGAAAATAGACGACACAGTCGCCCAATGTATGCGCCGGGTAACCCAAGTGGCGAAGCTCTACCCTACGCCCACCTACCTCGAGTGTCAGCTCTCGAGCGAAGGTGATGTCGGGTGGTCTGAGTTCGATCTCACCCCAGTCGACAGCTGTGAACAATCCTGCTGGTGGCACCGCGAAACCCTGTTTCAATTCGTCCCGTACTGCAGCATGGCTGATCAGAAAGCTCGGATCTATAAACGCATTCCCATTGGTATGGTCGCCATGGTGATGGGTAGCCACCATCCCAACTCGATCGCCCACTCCTAGGCGACGTGCCTCAGCAACCAGGGCCTTAGTCCGAGTAATAGTCGCGGCAGAATCTATCAGGTACGAGAGCTTACGATCAGGAATGATTCCTGCATTGTTGAGATACCAGGATCCATCTCGCTGTAGGTAGGCAAAGACTCCCTCCCCCACCTCCACCGTCTTGGTATCCTTGCCCCTGGATCGAACTGTAGCAGACTGAGAGACGTCCAGGTGACTAGCGGTTGGTCCGCTGGGAGAATTGGATTTAGCTGTCATGGCGGCTTAGCACTATGGAGATATGACTCATGATGCTATAGAACGTGATGGAGCCAGAGAATCAGTTGAACCAGCCTGTAGGTCAAGTACAGAACCGTTGCCACTATCAAAAGCTTGAAGTGCCATGGCTTTTTCTTTGGAGCCGCGATAACCGTCCCACAACCAGGACAATGACCCTCACGGTCAATCTCCTCTGAGTCTTGAAAACGTTCACAACTCTCGCACCAAGGCATAACTCAAGTCTAACCGCAAGTCTGGTCCAACATCTAGACCGGCGGCACTCCATGTCGCCGACTCGAGAAGGCACGGTCGCGCCGACCCGCGCGACTGAAGCGGGCGATAAGCTCCTGGCGCAAAAAACGACCCTCTATAATCGCGTCAACTACCAGGTCACTAGCCAGACGAAGGAGATCAACATCCTTCTCGTACTCCTCTCGTTTGGCCCGGATAAACTCCGCTCGTTCCTCGGGGTCCTCGATGCTGGCAATCTTGTTGTAATACACGGCGTTCACCGCTGGCTCCGGACCCATCACAGCTATAGCCGCAGACGGCAGTGCTATCGTCGCCTCTGGAGAGAAACCGGGTCCACACATGGCGTAGAGTCCAGCCCCATAGGCCTTGCGGACGATCACCGATATTTTGGGCACCGTAGCCTCGGCTACAGCAGTGATCATCTTGGCACCATGTCGAATGATCCCCTGACGTTCAACCTCTGATCCGATCATAAAGCCTGGAACATCCGCTAAGAAGAGAAGTGGGATATTGAAGGCATCGCAGTTCCAGATGAACCGAGCCGCCTTGTCGGCCGAATCTACAAACAACACTCCGCCCTTTGACATCGGATTGTTCGCTACTATGCCGATGGTCGCTCCATCTAAGCGAGCAAAGCCAACCAAGATCTCGGTGGCAAAGAGCGGCTTGATCTCGAAAAAGCTGCCGGCGTCGACTATAGAGTTGATGACCGCATGCATGTCATACCCCTGTTGTGGCTGCGATGGAATCATCGAGTCGTCAAACTCAACCACAGGATCTATACCCTCCTCGCGTGGAGGATCGTCTTCGTAACACCTTGGAAGATACGAAAGGTAGGCTCGCGCGGCAACAATTGCCGCCTCATCATCTGTCACCAGGTTGTCACCACAGCCCGAGACCGAGGCGTGCATCCTTGCACCCCCCATTTCGTCGAGGGTAACTCGCTCGCCGATCACCACCTCAGCCATTCGTGGCGAACCAAGGTACATAGAGGCGTTCTTCTCTACCATAAAAACCACATCACAAAACGCAGGAATATAGGCACCCCCGGCGGCAGATGGGCCAAATAGGCAACATATCTGCGGGACTCGACCAGAGAGTCTTACCTGGTTCGCAAAAATCCTACCGGCACCTCTACGACCAGGGAAAAGGTCAACTTGGTCTGTGATCCGGGCTCCAGCCGAGTCGACCAGATAGAAAATAGGTAACGACTGCGCATAGGCAAGCTCGGTAATCCGAATAATCTTCTCAACCGTACGAGCTCCCCAAGATCCAGCCTTGACGGTCTGATCATTGGCCATGATCGCTACTGGACGACCATCGATCACCCCAGTGCCTGTGATCACCCCATCTGCAGGGAGGCTGGGATCGCGCTCGTTCGCGAAGAGACCATCCTCGCGGAACGAACCCTGGTCGACAAGGAGAGAGATCCGCTCGCGAGCATGGAGCTTCTCAGACTTCTGAAGCTTGTCTTCTACGGATTTTGGCCATCCGTACTTGATCTGTTCTGCACGCGTAACTACCCGTTCGCTCATCCTTCTCCTACCTCCCAGTCGATCTGCTGCCCTCATTCCGAGCAAAGCCCTCAGTTAAGTTAATCCCTGCGTCGCACACGAAGTTTTACCGGAGTTGAGCCCAACTTGTATTGGTCACGAATCCGATTCTCCAAGAACTTGAGGTATGACGCCGTCAACGGCTTGCTAGTGAACAGGGTAAACGTAGGAGGTTCGGTAGCACCTTGAACTATGTAAAGAATACGACCCTCTCGCGGCGGGTTAGCTCCCTGCAGAGAACGGAGAAAGCGATTAAGTTCGCCGGTCGGCACCCTAGATCTATAGGCAGTTTGAGCCTCGAAGATCTTAGGTAGGAGACGGTGCACGCCCTTGCCACTCTGAGCAGAGATACGCATAGGTTCAACACCCGTAAGGAACGAGAGTCGATCACTTACCTGCGCATTCACCATCAACCGCGCATCATGGTCGAGGAGATCCCATTTATTGAGAACTAGAACAATAGGAGATCCTGCCAGGTCGATTCGCTCTGCAAGACGCTGATCCCAACCGGTTACTCCCGTGGTCGCATCGACTACCAGGATCGCGACGTTACAACTATCGATGGCCCTCAAGGTCCTCACCATCGAGTAGTACTCGGTAGCCTCAGCGTATCGAGACCGTCTGCGCAGACCTGCGGTATCAAAGAAACGAACCGGGCCCATCTCGGTCTCGATCACGGTATCGATGGTATCAACCGTGGTCCCCGGTCGGTCATAGACCACCGCTCGTTCCTGCCCGACGACGCGGTTGAACAGCGTCGACTTGCCGGCGTTCGGGCGCCCGACTATGGCCACCGTTAGTTCAAGCGCCTCGACTCGGACTGCATCGGTAAGTGGGAGATCCTCCTGCTCATCTTCGTCTACCCGATCGTCAAAGACGGGCATCTCACCGGGAGCATCGTTCGCGAATCCTCCGGTTAGTTCACCCAATGCATCTAACAAGTCACCAGTGTTGCGACCATGCATGGCTGAGATCGCCACTGGATCACCAAATCCAAGCTGGAGGAACTCGTAGATCTGTGCATCATAGCGTTCGTGATCTACCTTGTTGGCGACTAACACTGTCGATCCTGGGCGACGGTGGAGCATCTTGGCGACGTCGAGATCCTCATCGGTTACACCAGTGCGGACATCGACCATGAAAAGCACTACATCAGCCTCGCGCACTGCTCGCTCGGCCATCTTTGACACCTTTAGATCCAGCGCATCGCCTTTGCCAAGCCAACCACCGGTATCCATAAACTCGAATACCCGGCCTCGCCAACGTGTCTCGCCGACCTTTAAATCACGCGTAACTTTTGCTCGTTCTTCGACGACCGCTACTCGCCTACCGACCATCCGGTTAAACAGCGATGACTTCCCGACGTTCGGGCGCCCGACGATTGCGACTTTGGTCACCTCAGCCACGTGCTCCTCCAATCAATGGAAAGGTTGTTCCTTGGAGCGCCGCCGCCAACGAGGCGCCATCTGTCGGTACCACCTCAACCTCTCGTGGCAGTTCTCGAGCATCAAGACCATCTATGAAACGCCCCTCGCTAAGACAGACATCTGGCAGAAGCAGTCGGTCGTAGTCGGTAGTGGCAATAGCGCGGGCAACATCTTGACCACTCATTAATCCAGTCACTGCGATGTTTCCTCCAAAAAACTCATTAGTCACCTCGATGACGTCGACAGGTGCCTGACCCTTCGATTCGAAGACTCGCCCAAGTGCTAGCTTGCCATAGGTCGAGGTGACGATAGCCACCGACACCGCCCCAGCCGATCGTCGTTGGCCAAAACCCTTCGGACGAAACCGGACGGCGCGATAGCCTAGCGCAGGCGCTCCATCGATCGAGGAGAAGAAGCCAGAGTGACCCGCCGACTTTGTGCGTTCTAGCAACGCAAACTCGCGTTCAAACGCTCGCGTCACTCCAACCCCGTTCTCGAGCTGTTCGAAATCGGCGTAGCTGGAGTAGGGAGGAAACTCCATCTCGCCCAACAGATAGAACTCGTCGGAGCAGTAGACCATCGTCTTTCCAAGCATCGCCTGAGCAACATCGGAGAACTCCTCCACCGTCGCTATCGCCTCCCTAGCCTCTTCCTTAGTCATCGGACGCATCCTTGGCTCCTTGGTGTACTTAGATACACCCAACGGAACAACGCCAACCGAGGCGAGCTTTGGGAAGCGGAGCAGAATATCGGTCAACGTTGCGCGCAGTCGATCACCATCGTTTATCGCTGGTGCCAGTACAATCTGGCCATGGACGGTGACTCCTGCATCAAGCAGATGCTCAAGCCAGCGCAGAGAAGTAGCTCCTCTACGGTTGCGCAACATCTCAGCGCGCAACAGCGGGTCAGTCGTGTGGATCGATACATAGAGTGGACTTAACCGTTCGGTGATAACACGTTCAAAGTCGGCTTCAGTAAAGCGAGTCAACGTCGTGAAGTTGCCGTAGAGGAACGATAGACGATAATCATCATCCTTCACGTACAACGTACGTCGCAACCCCTTCGGAAGCTGATAGATGAAACAGAACTCGCAGTGGTTATCGCAGGTGCGCACCTTATCAAAGAGTGCGTCTGAAATCTCCATCCCAACCAACGTCCCAGCCGGCTTATCGACTGGAACTTCAATCTCTAGGCCAGCCCGTTGAATGGTGACTAATGGATCCGGTCCATCGACCAACTGCTGGTAATCGATGATATCTCGCGGAGGAACGCCATTAACCGCCACCAACGCATCGCCTGCCACGATTCCCGCGCGCTCTGCTGGGGAACCTGAAGATACACGAAGGATGGAGGGGTAAGGCATACAGCACCAGCCTAAAGGGTCCACACCAGCTTTAAAGGCAATCCTAGAGGTTTCGATCCCGTCTAGACTGAGAATCTGTGACAGTCGACAAAGTCATCTTGGCATCTCCTCGCGGCTTCTGCGCCGGCGTCGAAAAGGCGATTAACGCGCTCGCCTGGATGGTGCGGATTTTCCCACCCCCGGTCTATTGCTACCATGAGATCGTCCATAACCAATTGGTGGTCGAGGCGTTCTCGCGTGTTGGCGTCATCTTCGTTCCTGACATCTCCCAGGTACCGGAGGGATCTCCCATTATGCTGAGCGCCCATGGCTCGGCTCCCGAGGTCGTCGAGGCGGCACGAGGCCAAGGAGGAACTGTAATCGATGCCGTCTGCCCCCTCGTCACCAAGGTTCACCATGAGATTCGCACCAGAGCCAGCAAGGGATACCGAATTGTATACATCGGCCATCGCGGTCACGAGGAGGCCATTGGTGCCACCGCAGAGGCCCCTAATTCGGTAGATTTTGTCGAGACCATTGCTGACGTGGAGGCGCTTGTCAAGGACGAACGCCCGATCGCTCTCCTAGCCCAGACGACACTTGCGGTGCCGGAGTGGCAGGAACTCGCAGACAGAACCAAGGATCGTCTGGGTCCTGTATGGATGCCCGGACGCTCAGATCTGTGCTATGCCACCACAAACAGACAGGCAGCCATCGCGGAGATCGCACCGCGAGTAGATACCCTTGTCGTGATTGGATCCGCAAACTCCTCGAACACACGCGCGCTAGAGCGCGTCGCCAAGGCCAAAGGGGTATCCAGGGTGCTTCGAATCAACTCCGAGGCCGAACTACCCAATGACATCTCCGGCAACGTAGGCATCACCGCCGGTGCGTCGGCAGCCGAGGACGTAGTCGCCCGCGTGGTTGAGCGACTCCAAGCTCGTGACGAGCCAGAGATCGTGAGCGCTATAGCTGAAGATGAATTCTTTCCAGCCCCACCTGAGTTGCGAGAGCTCTTGGCCGGTCTCTCCGCCGCTGCGGCGCTACTCTTGGGCAAAGAAGCTTCAGCAGAGGTGGGGCTTCACGACTTAGCGCGCGACGCCCTCGCCGATCTCGCCACCGAACCCGACTGGCATCCAGACCCCTCAGTCGACTAAATAGCATCCATCTAGGTGCTGTTAGCGGGTAACGGCTAGATCAACCCCTACAGGGCAAAACTTAGAAACGAAGCGGCATGGCCATAGTTCAACATGGAGCAGAAGATACGCCACAGCATTGGTGTTAAAGTGTCGAACGCATACGAAGGCGCTCGGCGTCAGCCTGTGCGCGTAGTCGATTGAGTTCATCGGTCAATTGGCTAGTGAGCCGAGTGATCTCGGAACGACGCATACGTCCCCCGGAGATATCGCCAGTACGGACCGAGAGTGGGAACAGTGGTGGGCCTACCTCTATTGCTATCAGCGATGGGTATATGAAGCTAGAGCCGACCGGCATCGCCATCTCTGATCCTGCTATCCCGACCGGGACGATAGGTACTCCAGCCTTGAGAGCCAGATAAGAGGCACCCTCTTCGAGCTTCTCCACAATCATTCCTCTTCTCCGCGTTCCCTCTGGGAAGATTACAAGACTCGAACCCGCCAGTAGTGCCGCCTGTGCAATCTCGACGGCATCACGATCAGTTCCATCGCGGTCGACCGGAAAGCCTCCAAGTAGACGAACAAGCTTGGCAAAAACAGGATTTGCGAACACTCCGGCCTTAGCCATATAGGTCATTGGATCGCGGGTGATCGAACCCACAAGAAGGGTGTCGATATTAGACCTGTGCGTCGGTGCCAAAATGTAGGGCGGCCTCGGTATCGGCTCTTGGTAGTGCACGGTTGTCAGCCAGTAGCGCCGATTCCAACCCTCCACTATACGCTGCGCACCTTGGTAGAAACGGCGCTCGAAAGTGGTTGGTGCAACATAGCGTGACCGATCCATCAGCAACTCTTGGCTCGCAATTTGACGAGATCACCCATTCTGGCGATTAAGACATCAAGAGACTCATCAGAGTTATCCACGACAAAGGCGTCTTCGGCAACCTTCAAGGGAGCATGATAACGGGTCGTGTCCTTTAAATCTCGATCCAAAAGCTGCAGCCCCTCCTCAGGTCTGCGCTCTAGACGCACCTTTAGACGAGCTACCAAATAGAACTTGCAGACTGCATCTGGCCAAACTACCGAACCAATATCGCGTCCTTCTACTACGCATGATCCCAACTTCGCTATCTCGGCCCGCTCCAACTCGAGAATCCGTCGGCGGACGGTTGGATTCGCCGATACCTGGGCCAGGACCTCCTGGACACGCTTAGAGCGAAGCTCTTCATCCAAAGCTCGACCGTCGAGCAGCCCGACTTGGCCCTCAACGGCGACTTCGTGATGGTCAAACCAGTCATTGATATCGGCAGTATCATCGTCTTGGTCTGGGAGCACAACTGAACTCAACCCCCATGCCACCGTGCGGAAATACAGTCCAGTGGAAAGCATCGGCAGTAACAGCATTGCGGCGAGCCGATATGCAACGGTGGACTTTCCTGACCCACCGGGCCCATCGATCGCCACAACCAAACTCATGGTTACGACACCGATTCCTGAATTTCCTGAATGTGTCGCGTGAAGCCCACTTCCAACCTTTCGTATACCAGCTGCTAGAATAGCAGGTGATACGGCAGCTATGGACCCCATCTCTAGAGTCCTAGTTTGGCGTCTCAGCGGAATCAGACAGATCCCAGAAAGGCGGTCCGGTGGCAGACTCTCGATACGTAAAGGATAGAGGGCTAAGTGCTCGTATGGCCTTCACAATCTTCCTTCTTGGCCTGGTCTATGTTCTGTTTTTTGGCGTGTTAATCGCAGTCGGCGTGGGAGCACTCACCGTGGTGGTGATTGCGGTAGTCCTCTTAGTGGCACAGTTCTACTTTTCTGACCGTATTGCACTCTTTGGAATGCATGGCCACGAGGTGACTCAGGAGCAGGCGCCCGAGTTGTACCAAATCATCGCAAGGCTCACCACTCTCGCCGATATGCCAATGCCAAAGATCGCCATCTCTGAACTCGACATCCCAAACGCCTTTGCCACAGGACGAAGCCCTAAGAACGCGGTTGTCTGTGTAACTCGCGGCCTGTTGCGTCGGCTTCCCCCACAAGAACTCGAGGCGGTGCTAGCACACGAACTCAGTCACGTCGCCCACAGAGATGTGGCGGTAATGACTATTGCATCCTTCCTTGGTGTGCTTGCCGGACTGCTAACGCGTTTGATGTTCTACTCCGAGATCTTTGGTGGCATGATGGGCGGTGGTTACGGCGGTGGACGTGGCCGTGGTGGGGGCCGCGGCAATGGTGGCGGTAACATAATTGCCATAGAGATGCTGATCATGCTGATATCCGCCGTCGTGTACGCGATCAGCTTCTTGTTGATTCGAGCTCTCTCGCGTTATCGCGAGTTGGCGGCCGATAGGGCTGGTGCAATCCTCATCGGACGGCCAGCTGCCCTCAAGTCAGCCCTGCTGCGCATCTCCGGCACGATGGGGCAGATCCCCACTCGCGATCTTCGTACTGCTCAGGCATTCAACGCCTTCTTCTTTACGCCAGCGATCAATCCTCGCAATCCATCTCTCGCCTCTGGGTTATTCGCCACCCATCCCAGCCTCGAGAAGCGAATTGCGCAACTCGATGAGCTCGATCGCGAGCTAGGAAAGGCAGAATGATATGGGATTCTTCGACACCCTCTTGGGCAAGTCAAAACAAGTAAACGCGAATCTTGACGCCATCTTTGCACTGTCGAGCGCCGCGATTACCCTGCAAGTCTCTGCGAACCTGATTCCAACAAATCAGGCGGCCGTTGTCTTCAAACCCGCATCAGGTGCCGCCTTTGCTAACACCGAGACTGAGTTCCAGGATGTCCTCAAGGAGATGAACGACGTAACTGTATCGCTCTCCACCGACTCATTCGGTTACCGCTGGGTCGTTCTCAATGGCCAAGATCTAGAGACGGTCGTAACCGCCTCACACTCAGTGAACCGGAGCCTTGAAGATCATGGGTTTTCGCCACAGCTTCTGTGCTCGCTCTACCCATTCAAAGATACAGGTGGCCAGGGAATGGTCTATTGGGTGTATCTATATAAGCGAGGAACCTTCTATCCGTTTGTTCCCGTCGGTCATGAACGCCGCGACAACGAGAGGGAACTCTCGCTCAAAGCTGTGGTCGGCACCGACCTTCCGCTAGAGACTGAGATGCAGCGATGGTTTCCCCTATGGGATATACCGATCAGCTCCTCCCACTGACCACGCTAGCCGCCGCTATATGCTGAAAACTCTGTGTCCTTGCCTGTGCCGGCAACAACAGATCAAAGACCGCG is part of the Ferrimicrobium acidiphilum DSM 19497 genome and encodes:
- a CDS encoding methyl-accepting chemotaxis protein; this translates as MNQALLNRADDRYMGRGFAGLRRSTAIGREVLDRLDALVVLATPDSEARITYVSPQAERQLKLGSAGGNATLVQLFDDSDRIRRQLQRLLAGQVKDHVELDYQAGDRQFVAKVLLLKNTENQSEDCFVVQWREVSLRVRDDQQRRESDLHRSSVVTEAVSQIAAAVEELSVTAGEVAANTRVVKEAAESVNGKAAESRDIFFAAKGAIDEISRRMTETSATLARLSEKTKLIDAMVSTIQGIADQTNLLALNAAIEAARAGAAGRGFGVVADEVRQLASRARGAASEIAGRIAEVRNGTIEVSEGFEESFQEALRGATNAEAAAIALEDILTANRQVREMLLRINSATEQQEEATMEISNRLSGILVATEGTADDSRRRFGVREEL
- a CDS encoding MBL fold metallo-hydrolase, yielding MEVGEGVFAYLQRDGSWYLNNAGIIPDRKLSYLIDSAATITRTKALVAEARRLGVGDRVGMVATHHHGDHTNGNAFIDPSFLISHAAVRDELKQGFAVPPAGLFTAVDWGEIELRPPDITFARELTLEVGGRRVELRHLGYPAHTLGDCVVYFPDDRLLFAGDLAFEGGTPFALMGSVRGWLACLGELRLLDVETVVPGHGEICAMGVFDDVERYLRFVLDLAERAIDAAITPLEAAYDSDLGEFADWHNQERIVGNLHRAMAELSGTESGGTMDVAMAFADMVTYNGGPLTCFA
- a CDS encoding acyl-CoA carboxylase subunit beta produces the protein MSERVVTRAEQIKYGWPKSVEDKLQKSEKLHARERISLLVDQGSFREDGLFANERDPSLPADGVITGTGVIDGRPVAIMANDQTVKAGSWGARTVEKIIRITELAYAQSLPIFYLVDSAGARITDQVDLFPGRRGAGRIFANQVRLSGRVPQICCLFGPSAAGGAYIPAFCDVVFMVEKNASMYLGSPRMAEVVIGERVTLDEMGGARMHASVSGCGDNLVTDDEAAIVAARAYLSYLPRCYEDDPPREEGIDPVVEFDDSMIPSQPQQGYDMHAVINSIVDAGSFFEIKPLFATEILVGFARLDGATIGIVANNPMSKGGVLFVDSADKAARFIWNCDAFNIPLLFLADVPGFMIGSEVERQGIIRHGAKMITAVAEATVPKISVIVRKAYGAGLYAMCGPGFSPEATIALPSAAIAVMGPEPAVNAVYYNKIASIEDPEERAEFIRAKREEYEKDVDLLRLASDLVVDAIIEGRFLRQELIARFSRAGRRDRAFSSRRHGVPPV
- the der gene encoding ribosome biogenesis GTPase Der, with amino-acid sequence MAEVTKVAIVGRPNVGKSSLFNRMVGRRVAVVEERAKVTRDLKVGETRWRGRVFEFMDTGGWLGKGDALDLKVSKMAERAVREADVVLFMVDVRTGVTDEDLDVAKMLHRRPGSTVLVANKVDHERYDAQIYEFLQLGFGDPVAISAMHGRNTGDLLDALGELTGGFANDAPGEMPVFDDRVDEDEQEDLPLTDAVRVEALELTVAIVGRPNAGKSTLFNRVVGQERAVVYDRPGTTVDTIDTVIETEMGPVRFFDTAGLRRRSRYAEATEYYSMVRTLRAIDSCNVAILVVDATTGVTGWDQRLAERIDLAGSPIVLVLNKWDLLDHDARLMVNAQVSDRLSFLTGVEPMRISAQSGKGVHRLLPKIFEAQTAYRSRVPTGELNRFLRSLQGANPPREGRILYIVQGATEPPTFTLFTSKPLTASYLKFLENRIRDQYKLGSTPVKLRVRRRD
- a CDS encoding DUF512 domain-containing protein; this translates as MPYPSILRVSSGSPAERAGIVAGDALVAVNGVPPRDIIDYQQLVDGPDPLVTIQRAGLEIEVPVDKPAGTLVGMEISDALFDKVRTCDNHCEFCFIYQLPKGLRRTLYVKDDDYRLSFLYGNFTTLTRFTEADFERVITERLSPLYVSIHTTDPLLRAEMLRNRRGATSLRWLEHLLDAGVTVHGQIVLAPAINDGDRLRATLTDILLRFPKLASVGVVPLGVSKYTKEPRMRPMTKEEAREAIATVEEFSDVAQAMLGKTMVYCSDEFYLLGEMEFPPYSSYADFEQLENGVGVTRAFEREFALLERTKSAGHSGFFSSIDGAPALGYRAVRFRPKGFGQRRSAGAVSVAIVTSTYGKLALGRVFESKGQAPVDVIEVTNEFFGGNIAVTGLMSGQDVARAIATTDYDRLLLPDVCLSEGRFIDGLDARELPREVEVVPTDGASLAAALQGTTFPLIGGARG
- the ispH gene encoding 4-hydroxy-3-methylbut-2-enyl diphosphate reductase: MTVDKVILASPRGFCAGVEKAINALAWMVRIFPPPVYCYHEIVHNQLVVEAFSRVGVIFVPDISQVPEGSPIMLSAHGSAPEVVEAARGQGGTVIDAVCPLVTKVHHEIRTRASKGYRIVYIGHRGHEEAIGATAEAPNSVDFVETIADVEALVKDERPIALLAQTTLAVPEWQELADRTKDRLGPVWMPGRSDLCYATTNRQAAIAEIAPRVDTLVVIGSANSSNTRALERVAKAKGVSRVLRINSEAELPNDISGNVGITAGASAAEDVVARVVERLQARDEPEIVSAIAEDEFFPAPPELRELLAGLSAAAALLLGKEASAEVGLHDLARDALADLATEPDWHPDPSVD